The following is a genomic window from bacterium.
CTCGTCGGAGACGCGACCGCGCTGGCGGTCGATCTCCATCAGGTGGTCCCGGACCCGCTCCGTGAAGCTCTGGAGATGGGCACCGAAGGCGCGGAAGCCGCGGAGCCGGTGGAGCCAGCCCGGCGCGACCGCGTCGAGCACGTCGTGGGTCACGTTCCGGTGCTCGAACTCCTCGGCGAGGTGCCAGGACCAGAGCTCTCGGACGGCGGGGTCGGCCCCTTCGAGGGCGTCGTCGATCTCCTGCAGGAAGAACTCCGACGAGATCAGCCCCGAGCACTCGAAGCCCTCGCAGTACGCGAGGTTCCACTCGAGGGTCTCTTCCACGAGGAAGCGCTCGAAATCCGCCTTGATCTCCGCGTCGAAGGCCTCGAGTCCGGGGTACTGCTCGAAGAGGACCCGGTTGTAGGCCGCGTGGACCTTGTAGTGGTTCGCTTCCTGGCGGTTGAAGATGTCGACGTCCGCGAGGAGCGCCGGAGCCTTCTCCTCGAGGATCGGGCGGGCCTGCTTCATGATCCGGATCAGGTAGGGCTCGAGATAGGGCAGGAAGAGCGACGCGCCGTTCAGGCGGTGGGCCATCTCCGGCCATCGCGGGATCCAGAGGCCGTCTGCGGTGGAGAAGTCGATTCGCGGAAGGCGCGCGCGCATGGAGCATTCCTCTCTTCCAGATATAAGAGTGTAGAGGAGGGCGTCCGGACACGCCGTCGGTGAGGTTCCGTCCACGTGGCTACCGACCCGTTCGTACCTTAGATTCCGAGGACCCGGAATCGGCGAGTTCGGCCCTCGAGCCGCCGCGCCATTCGTTTTCGATCAGGAGATACACCCATGAGCGACCGCCACTTCGACAAGTACAAGGTGATCGACGTCGATACCCACATCACCGAGCCCGCCGGCGTCTGGACCGACCGCGTGGCGAGCAAGTGGGGCAACAAGATTCCCCACATCCGCCAGATCGAAGGTCGCGACGTCTGGTTCATCGGCGACGAGCCCGCCGGCGGCCCCGGCTTCTACACCTTCGCCGGCCACGACGACACGTACCCGAACGCTCCGCTCGGATACGACTCGATTCCGGCGGCTTCCTACGACGCCGACGCGCGGCTCAAGCTGATGGACGAAGAGCAGATCCACGCGATGGTCCTCTACCCGAACCTGGGCGGCTTCGGTTCCGGTGGCTTCCTGCGCCTCGGCGAGCCCGAGCTCATGCTCGAATGCGTGCAGGCCTACAACGACTTCCTGGTCGACTGGTCGAGCGCGGATCTCAACCGACTCCTCCCGGTGATGGCGCTTCCGTTCTGGGACGTCGACCTCTGCGTGAAGGAGATCGAGCGCTCGGCTTCCAAGGGCCATCGCGCGGTCCTCTTCGGCAGCCGGCCGGAGACCTTCGGGATGCCGCCGCTCGCCCACAAGCACTGGGATCCGGTCTGGGCCGCGACCCGTGACGCCGGCCTCCCGATCAGCTTCCACATCGGCTCGGGCGACATCAGCGACATCGCACAGGACAAGTCGGAGATGGGCGTCAAGGCGAACTTCTCCCGCGGCGGCGCGCTGGCGCTCCTCGACAACCAGAGCTGCCTGGCCGCGCTCCTCTTCGGCGGCGTCTGCGCCCGCTTCCCCGACCTCGACTTCGTCTCGGTCGAGAGCGGCGTCGGATGGCTGAAGTGCGTGCTCGAGATGTTCGACTGGCAGTTCGTGAACGGCCAGGTCCGCAAGGAGCATCCGGAGTACGACCTGCTCCCGAGCGAGTACTTCAAGCGCCAGGTCTACGGCTCGTTCTGGTTCGAGCGCAACGGCATCGGTGAGGCGATCTCGGAGTTCCCGGACAACCTGATGTGGGAGACGGATTACCCGCATCCCACGAGCCAGTACCCGAGCCCGAACAGCACGGCCGTCCATCCGCGCGACTACGTCGAGGACGTCTTCGACGGCGTGGCCGAGGACGTCGTGCGGAAGGTCCTCCAGGACACGCCGGCGCGGCTCTACAACGTAGAGATCTAGCGACGCCGACCTCTCAGGCCGAACGCTTCGTGCGGAGCAGGGCCCCGTCTCTCCAGAGGCGGGGCCCTCTTGCATGGATCCTGGATCAGTCGTCGTCGGGCTCGATCCAGGGCTCGCCCGGCTGCCACGTGCCCGCCGCGTGGGCCCCGACCTTGCGACCATCGAAGCTGATCCACTTCCGGGGCACGAGCTGGATCACGACGCGTCCGGGGCTGTCGAGGCGCTCGATCCACGCCTCCTCTCCCAGGGCGCGCACGTTGTCCGGCTGCCCGGGCATCACCTTCTTCGCGAGGGCGCGGTAGAACCAAGCGTGGTGTTCGGAGCCGTGCTCGTGGACCGTGGCCAGGGTCTTGGCCGTGACGGTCTGCTCTCCCGGAAAGGCGACGATCACGGAGCTCCGGGGCCGGGCGCGAAGGGCCGGTACCCGCTTGCGCTCGGGCATGCAGGTCACCCAGAAGCTGCCGTCCCGCCACACGTAGATGTGCATCACGCCGACGGGCCAGCCATCGGAGGTCGTCCAGTTGACCGCGCATTCGTGCTGGCGGGCGAGGAGCGTCTCCCGACGTTCCGGCGAGATCCCGTAGAGCGAGACGTCGTCGAAGTCCTCGAGCTTGTCCATCGGTCCGTCGCTCATGCGATTCCGCTCCTCTCGTCCAGCGTCCGAAGCTCAGCCATCGACGCGCTCGGTGCGCGCCGCCAGGGCCATCAAGATCTCGTGGTGGCGGACACGATCGAGTCTGTACCCGCGGTAGGCCAGCGGGGCGAGGATCGCGAAGACCGCGACCAAGGGGCCGTAGACGATCCCGAGGTTCCGGATCGTCTCCGCCGGAATGGAAGCCGCGGCGCCCTGGGCCGCGAGTCCGGCCGGCCAGGCGATCACGTCGAGCGCGATCCCGGCGATCAGGTTCCCGGCGCCCGAGGCGGCCTTGCCGGAGAACGCGACGACGCCGAAGAAGATGCCCTCCTGCCGTCGGCCGGTCTCGAGCTCGTGTTCGTCGGTGATGTCGCCGATCATCGAGCTGAAGCTCGCGAGCGCCTGTTGGACGACGAGGCCCTGAAGCAGGCGGAGCGCCGCCAGGCTCGTGATCAGGTCCGTCGTACCGTTCTCCGGGAACAGGTCCAGCAGTCGAAGGATGATCGGGAGGAGCTGGAAGAAGGACCAGCCGGCCGTCCCGAAGACGAGCGTCGGCCCCTTGTCCCACATGCGATGGAAGCGGGTCGTCAGCAGCGCGCCGCCGACGAGACCGACGGGGTAGCAGACGAGTAGGACCATCATGTCGCTACCGTCGAGCTCCCAGAAGAACTCGTATACGTAGAGCGACAGGGCGGCCTCGGTTCCCACGAGGACGTAGATCAGGAGTACCCCGGTGAAGAGCGGTCGAAAGGAAGCGTTGGCGAAGGCGGCGGCGGCTTCCCTCGTCATCCGCCGCAGTGGGTGCGTCGCGCGGAGGGACCCGTTCTCGCGGTGGGTGGGTAGGAGCGGGATCTGGTCGCGGGTGAACCAGGCCGAGAGCAGGATCGTCGCCACCATCACCACGCTCATCACGACGGCGAACGACCCGTAGGCCTCACCGTTCATCCGACCACCGCGTTCGTCCGCGAAGAAGTATCCGAGGCCGATCCCGGCGATCGCGAAGATGCCGAGGTAGCCCCAGATCTGACGAACGGCGACGAGGTGCGTTCGCTCCTCGTAGTTTGCCGTGAGCTCCGCGCCGAGGGAGATGTGCGGCACGTGGTAGATGGTCATCATCAGCCGCGTCAGGATCGTGAACGTGGTGAGCCACAGGAAGTGGCCCGTCGTCGACAAGTCGGTGGGGGGCGCGAAGAGGGCGAAGAAGGAGAGCGCGAGCGGAACGGCGGCGCCGACCATGAAGGGGTGACGACGCCCCCAACGCGACCGGAAGTTGTCCGAGATCGAGCCCATGAGCGGGTCGGTGATCGCATCGACGATCAGCGCGATCCCGAGAGCGAGGCCGGTCAGGCTGCCCGAGAGTCCGAGTACATTGTTGTAGTAGAAGAGGACGAAGAAGCTGAAGCTGAAGTTCTTCAGTCCTTCGGCGACCTGCCCCATGCCGAAGAAGAACCGCGTCGCCGGTCGCAGCTTCCGATCGATCGGGGTGTAGATCAGCGCGTCGGGCACGCACTCTCCGGCGTTCATGCGCGCGAGGCCGGGGGCGGCTCCGAGCGGGTCGAGGCAACCTGACAGACCCGAATTCCCGTGTCAACGCGATCGCGCGGCCTCGCGGTCCGGGCGCGCTAGCGGTATCGCAGGAAGAGATCCGCGACGAAGTCCGCGTGAGCATCGATCGTCGCGGCCTTGCGTGGATCCGTTCCCGTGAGGCGCTTGCAGTTCGCCGGCACCGCGAAGATCAACGTGGCGGCCCCGATCAAGGCGAAGAGCGCGTGGGGCAGGTCCTCCTCTCGGAAGCCCGCGTGCTCGAAGATGCCGGCCCGGCGGATCATCTCGAAGCGCGGCTCGACCAGCGTGTCGACGAGCCAGCGCGTCCTCGCGTCGAAGCGATGGCCCTGGTCGACGATGAAGCGGAAGAACTCGGGGTGCGCGGCCATGGTTCGGACGTAGCTGCGGAGCGCGGTGCGGGCGATCTCGTCGTCCGCGGAGCCGGATCGGTCTGCGAGCTGCTGGCCGATCTCCCGGGTGAGGTTGCCGAAGACCGTTTCCGCTGCAGCCCGCCAGAGCGCGTCCTTGTTCTTGAAGTGGTAGGTGAGCAGTCCCTGCTCGAGTCCGGCTTCGCGGGCGATCTCCCGGGTGCTGGCGGCGTCGAAGCCCTTGTCCCCGAAGACCCCGACGGCCGCGTCGACGATCTTCTGCCGGGTGACTTCGCCGCGACTCGGCGCGCGATCGTGGGAGGCAGGCATGTTTCGAAACTAGTCGGACGACAAGGACGGGTCAATCGAGCGGGCAGGGGGCCGGTTCGAGGACGTGCCAGCCATGGTGCTCCCCGGACTCGTTCAGCGAGGTGATCCGCTCGCCGCAGGCAAGGATCGGCACGCATCGCCGCCGGGCCCCGTCGTCCGGCAGGCCGTCGTCGACCTCCACACAGCGGAGGTCGCCCTCCACCCACCATCGTCCCCCGAGACTTCCGCCGGTTCCATCCGCAAGGACCCACCGCGACGTGAAACGCCCGTCGCGACACCAGAGATTGACGGCGCTCCCTCTCGCGCCGTCCTGCACCTGAGCGCGATCGAGGACGTCCGCGAAGCGGGCCTCGATCTCGGCGCCCGTGAGCGCCGCGCACGAGGGCGCCTCGACCGAGATCGTCGAGCAGGCGATCAGGAAAGGGAGAAGGCCGATCGGGCCGAGGATTCGCATCGGGTCACCGGATAGGGCAGGCGGCGCAGCTTGCCAAGTGGGGTCGGCCGACGACGCGTGGCGCCGCTGCTTCGCTGTGGCACGCTGACGGACATGACGGTCCCTTCCCGCAATCCGCATTTCGGTGAACCCTTCGACGACGACGCCGCGACCCTCGCTAGGCACCTCGAGGATGCGAGCGTGCCGACGCTCCTCTGCTCGTTGGTGCACATGACCGGCGACCCGAGCTGGATCCGCGGTCGCAAGCGGGCGGCGCCCTCGGCGCCGACCAACGCCGCGAGCCTCACCGGCGGCGACGACGTGCTCGAACTCCCGCCGGACGCCGTCGAGGTGATCACCGCGTATCAGCGCGGCGGCTGCGAGCCGAAGGCCGTCTCCGACGAGGTGCTCGCCGAGATGATGAGCTTCCTCGCGCGTCGGCCGCTCTCCGATCGCATGACCGACATGTTCTTCTTCGACATGCAGTTCGACGGGAAGGATCCGGCGGCGATCACCTGGCGCGAGGAGATCGACGAGTCGGTCCGCGACGCGTCGCCGGTCGTCGTGATCGGCGCCGGCATGGCGGGGATCCAGATGGGCATTCGTCTCGCGCAAGCGGGCCTTCCCTTCACGATCGTCGAGAAGAACGCGGGCGCCGGCGGAACCTGGTACGAGAACCACTATCCCGGCGCGCGGGTCGACGTTCCGAGCCACCAGTACTGCTACGCCTTCGAGCCGGGGCACCACTGGAGCGAGTACTACTGCCAGCACCCGGAGCTGCGCGCCTACTTCACGCACATCCTCGACAAGTACGACCTGCGATCCCACACGCGCTTCGAGACCGAGGTGACCGGGGCCGAATGGGAAGAGGACGCGGGGCGTTGGCGCGTAGGGCTTCGCGGCGCCGACGGGTCGACGGAGGTGCTGGACGCGCGCTTCGTGATTTCCTGCTGTGGCTCGCTCAACATTCCCAACCTGCCCGACATCGAGGGGCTCGCGTCCTTCGAAGGTCCCGCCTTCCACTCGGCGCGCTGGCCCGAGGACTTCGATCACCGCGGGCTGCGCTTCGCGCTCCTCGGCGCGGGCGCGAGCGGCTTCCAGATCGCGCCTGCGATCGCGGGCGAGGTCCAGTCGCTGTCGATCTTCCAACGCACGGCGCAGTGGGTCATGCAGAACCCCCTCTACCAGTTCCCGGTTCCGAGCGGGGAGGCCTGGTGCATGAAACACCTCCCGTTCTACGCGCGGTGGCTGCGTTTCACCAAGACCTACCCGGGGATCGGGAATGGCGTCGAGCCCTTCCGGGTCGATCCGGACTACGAGGATCCGGCGAATCGCTCGGTGAATCCGGTGAACGCGATGGGGCGGGACTTCATGCTCCAGTGGATGCACAGGGAGCTCGAGGGGTGCGACGACCTGATCGAGAAGGTGACCCCGGACTATCCGGCGATGGGCAAGCGCCTGCTCCAGGACGACGGCAGCTGGTTCAAGGCGCTCCGGCGCGACGACGTCGAGCTGATCCGGACGTCCGTCGAGCGAATCGAGCCCGGCGGGATCCGCACGACGGACGGGCGTCTCCACGAGGTCGACGCGATCTGCTTCGCGACGGGCTTCAAGCACAACGACTTCACGGCCTTCGACATGAAGGGGCGGAATGGCGCCTCGCTGCACGCGCAGTGGGGCGATGAGCCGAGTGCCTATCTCGGGATTTCCGTGCCGAATTTCCCGAACTTCTTCATCTGCTACGGGCCGGGTACGAACCTCGCCCACAGCGCGGGGCTCTTCTTCCACGCCGAGTACCAGACGATGCACGCGATGCAGGCGATCCACCGGGTCCTCTCCGGGGACGCGAAGGCGATCGAGGTCCGGCAGGACGTCCACGATCGCTATCTCGAGGAGCTCGTCGAGCGGATCTCGAGCCTCGTCTGGGCCCATCCCACGATTCAGCACAGCCACTACAAGAATCCCGAGGGCCGCGTCTATACCCTCTCGCCGTGGTCGATCGACGAGTACTGGGACATGTGTCGGGATCTCGATCCCGAGGCCTACACGATCGACTGAGTCCGGGGTCGTCCGGGATCGAGGAGAAGCGGATGAAGGTGCTCGGCTTCAACCGGGTCGAGATGATCGTGCCCGAAGACCGGATCCACGAAGCGGTGGAGCAGTTCAATGCGGTCCTCGGGACGAAGCTCCCGCGTCCGATCTCGATCGAGGGTCATCCCGTCCTCTCGTCGACGGACTTCGACGGAAGCGTCGAGCTCGTGACGAGCGTGGACGGGAAGGGGCCCTTCGCTGGGCGAGAAGGTGGCCAGGTCGGGCCCCTCGTCTGGGAGATCGAGGACTTCGAGGACGCGCGGCGGTGGCTCGGCGAGAACGGCTACCGGATCGCCTTCGAGTACGACAGCACGGCCGGCGGCGAGAAGGAAGCGAGCACGCCCGTCCGGCAGCTCGTCCTCGACCCGGAGCAATGGTTCGGATTCCACGTCACGCTGATGGAGCGCGGCCGGAAGCAGGGAGGAGAAGAATGAGCCGACGCGGAATCGGGTGTGGTGTGGCGGCGCTCGTCCTGAGCGTCTTCGTCGCGGACGCCGTGGGCGCGCAGGGGGTCACGATCGGCGGGACACCCGCCGACGGGGAGGCTTCGGGCCTGACGTCGATGTTCGCGGGCGACCGGTTCGAGAACTTCCGGAACATGGACCGCTTCGTGCCGACCTCGAGGATGGCGCCGTCGCCCGACCCCTGGGACCTCGGGCCCGACCGCGACACCCTCGACTACACGGGGACCTTTCACGGCGAGCCGACCTCGCTCGCCGAATTCATCGCGCTCTCCGACACCTCGGCCTTCCTGGTGATCAAGGACGGGGCGGTGATCCACGAGACCTACGCCCACGGCGACACGCACGACAGTCTCCACACCTCGTTCTCGATCGCGAAGTCCTTCACGTCCGCCCTGATCGGGATCGCCCTCGAGCAGAGGAAGATCGAGCGCCTGGACGACCCGATCCGCAAATACCTGCCGGAGCTGACGAGCCCGACCTTCGACGGTGTGACCGTCGAGCACGTCCTGCAGATGTCCTCCGGCGTTCGCTTCGACGAGCGCTACACGGCGCCCGAATCCGACATCAATCGCATGGTCCAGCAGGTCCCGCCGATGACGTACCTCGAGTACATCAACACGCTGGGGCGGGAGCAGGCGCCGGGAACCTTCAACCACTACGCGAGCATCAATACGCAACTGCTCGGAATCCTGCTGAGACGCGTGACCGGCGAGTCGATCACGGACTTCATGACCCGGGAGCTCTGGAACCCGCTCGGCATGGAGTCGCCGGGCCTGTGGACCCTCGACCACGAGGGCCAGGAGCTGGCGATGGGCGGGCTGGCCGTGAGCGCCCGGGACTACGCCAAGCTCGGGCTGCTCTACCTCCACGGCGGACGACGCGGCGACGTGCGGGTTCTGCCCGAGGGCTGGGCGGAGGCGTCGGTCACGCCGAACCAGCCCCACCTGATGCCCGGGGAGAATCCGGGCTCCTCCAACACGTCCGGGTACATGTACCAGTGGTGGACGCCGCGAAACTGGGACGGGGACTTCCTGGCGCGCGGGATCTGGGGGCAGAACGTCTACGTCCACCCGCGGAACGGGGTGGTGATCGTGAAGCTCGCTGCGGACCAGAAGAACTTCGACCCGCGCTTCAAGCTCGACTACATCGACTATCTGCAGGCGCTCGCTCAGTCCCTCGAAGATTGAGTCGGGCGTTCCGGGCGCGTCGACCACGCCGTCGGCTCATCGAGGGCGTGCCGGCTCCGGATGAAGAGCGCATCGCGCTCGTGGCCCCGCACGAAGCGATCGTCGCGATCGACGGCTCGGCGTGCGTCCCGGAGACGGGCGGCATCCAACCGGAAGAAGTCGGCCAGGAAACGAAGCTCGCCCTCGACCGAGCCGGCCTCGAGGCGGGCGCCGCGCTCTTCGAGGAGCGCCGTCGCCAACTCGCCGAGCAGCGCGTCCCCCTCGCCGTCGAGAAAGAGGCGGATCCCTTCGACGAAGTCCTGGGGGACACGCCGTGCCGCGAAGACGCGAGCGCCCCGGCGATCCGGAAGGGCGGGCAGACGACTGCGGGGCTCCGCGTGACCGAGGTGGCCGAAGAGGAGGCAGAGGCCGTCGAACGCCTGCCGCGCGCGCCAACGGGGTCGGAACGTGCCGTGCCAGGAGAGGTCGAGGGCCTCGAAGGCGTCGGGATCGCTCGTGAAGCAGAGCACGAGACGGCCCGCGTCGCGCCCGACGCCGATCGCCGGGTACAGGAAGTCGAAGGCGCCCTCGACGTTGAACGGCGGGCGCAGCGTGCGGATCAGCTCGTTCTCGAGCAGGAGCGCTTCCGCTTCGCTCGCCTGGCCGCGGACCTCGAGCGATTCCGCTTCGCGGACGATCGAGCGCATCTTGCGGTGGGCCTTGCGACGGGTGGCGTTGCGGTACTGCGCGAGTCGCCGGCGCGCGTTCTTGGCCTTCCCGACGTAGAGCACCTCGCCCGCGCCGTCCCGGAACAGATAGACGGCCGGTCCGGTCGTCGACTCGGACAGGAAATCGCGGCCGAATTTGCGATCGAAACGCTTGAGCCCCATGGCCTCCCCCCGAAGGCCTTCGAAGCGTAGACGATCGAGGACGCATCTCCGAGGTTTCGGCGCCGTGAACGAACGCGTACCGTCGACAAGGCCCCGCGAAGACCCCCGCGCCCCTCAAGCGCATCCGTTCGGAGGACCCATGGACCCGCTCGACCCCGCGAATGCCCGGACCGCCATCGAGAACCTGATGTTCACCTATGCCGAGCGGATCGATGCCGGCGATCTGGACGGTCTGGCCGCGCTCTTCGAGCACGGGCGGATCATCGACACCGAGGGGAACGTCCAGGGAGAGGGCGTCGCCGGCGTGCGCGCCATCTACGAGGCCGCGACGAAGATCCACGCGGACGGGACGCCGATGACCCAGCACGTGACGTCGAACCTGATTCTCGAGTTCGCGGACGACATGAAGAGCGCGGAGGTGCGTTCGCGGTGCACCGTCTTCCAGGCGCTGCCGCCGGACTTCCCGCTCCAGCCGATCATCACGAACTACTACGAGGATCGGTTCGCCTGGGACGAGGCCCGCGGCTGGCACTTCGTCGAGCGGAAGATGATCCCCAAGCTCCTGGGCGACTTGTCGGAGCACCTGAAATACGACATCTCCCAGGTGATGCCGGACTAACGGAGAGGCCGAATCGATGGACACGCCGGCGCTGGCCTGGGGCCACGTGAACCTGAACGTGCGCGACCTCGAGCGCTCGATCGCCTTCTACGAGCAGCTGGGCTTCGCGGAGTTCATGCCGGGCATCGCCTACCTGGGCATCACCCGCGCCGGCCCGCCGGCCGCGATCCCGGAGGCTTGTGCGACCGCGCTCGGTCTGGCGAGAGGAACGCGGGCGAGGGGCTGCATCCTCGGTCTGCCCGGCGGCTTTCCGATGCTCGACCTCACTTCGTACGAAGGTGCCGGCTCGGGTGAACCCGCGAGCGGGGGCGGCTCGGGCTGGGAGCGGATCTGTCTCGCGTCCCAGGACCTCGACACCGACGTCGCGCGGCTCCGGGCCGCAGGAATCGAGTTCCTCTCCGCCCCGGCCGAGGATCCCGGAGGCCTCGCGCGGATCGCGATCTGTCTCGATCCCGACGGCCACCGGATCGAGCTGATCCAGATCGCCTTCGAGCGTTGGCCGCGGCCTCAGCCCTCGGAGATGAGCGCGTCCACGGCGGAGTAGGGATCGATCTCGCCTTCGCGGAGGGCCGCGAGGATCGATGCGCCCCCGTCGCTCTGCGCCGCCAGGACCCGAGCCGCCGCCCGCTCTCGCAGTAGATCGTGGAAGACGCGTTCGCTCCGCCGGCGCGTCTTGCGGGCGAGGCCGCCGGTCGTCTCGAGGTGGGTCCGGTGGCGCTCGATCGTGTCGACCAGCT
Proteins encoded in this region:
- a CDS encoding VOC family protein, which translates into the protein MDTPALAWGHVNLNVRDLERSIAFYEQLGFAEFMPGIAYLGITRAGPPAAIPEACATALGLARGTRARGCILGLPGGFPMLDLTSYEGAGSGEPASGGGSGWERICLASQDLDTDVARLRAAGIEFLSAPAEDPGGLARIAICLDPDGHRIELIQIAFERWPRPQPSEMSASTAE
- a CDS encoding beta-lactamase family protein, which gives rise to MSRRGIGCGVAALVLSVFVADAVGAQGVTIGGTPADGEASGLTSMFAGDRFENFRNMDRFVPTSRMAPSPDPWDLGPDRDTLDYTGTFHGEPTSLAEFIALSDTSAFLVIKDGAVIHETYAHGDTHDSLHTSFSIAKSFTSALIGIALEQRKIERLDDPIRKYLPELTSPTFDGVTVEHVLQMSSGVRFDERYTAPESDINRMVQQVPPMTYLEYINTLGREQAPGTFNHYASINTQLLGILLRRVTGESITDFMTRELWNPLGMESPGLWTLDHEGQELAMGGLAVSARDYAKLGLLYLHGGRRGDVRVLPEGWAEASVTPNQPHLMPGENPGSSNTSGYMYQWWTPRNWDGDFLARGIWGQNVYVHPRNGVVIVKLAADQKNFDPRFKLDYIDYLQALAQSLED
- a CDS encoding VOC family protein — protein: MKVLGFNRVEMIVPEDRIHEAVEQFNAVLGTKLPRPISIEGHPVLSSTDFDGSVELVTSVDGKGPFAGREGGQVGPLVWEIEDFEDARRWLGENGYRIAFEYDSTAGGEKEASTPVRQLVLDPEQWFGFHVTLMERGRKQGGEE
- a CDS encoding nuclear transport factor 2 family protein, which gives rise to MDPLDPANARTAIENLMFTYAERIDAGDLDGLAALFEHGRIIDTEGNVQGEGVAGVRAIYEAATKIHADGTPMTQHVTSNLILEFADDMKSAEVRSRCTVFQALPPDFPLQPIITNYYEDRFAWDEARGWHFVERKMIPKLLGDLSEHLKYDISQVMPD
- a CDS encoding metal-dependent hydrolase, which encodes MRARLPRIDFSTADGLWIPRWPEMAHRLNGASLFLPYLEPYLIRIMKQARPILEEKAPALLADVDIFNRQEANHYKVHAAYNRVLFEQYPGLEAFDAEIKADFERFLVEETLEWNLAYCEGFECSGLISSEFFLQEIDDALEGADPAVRELWSWHLAEEFEHRNVTHDVLDAVAPGWLHRLRGFRAFGAHLQSFTERVRDHLMEIDRQRGRVSDETLAASKPFNRREARFYAPRIAKILMPWYSPHPRPTQAPTRQVLDGYAD
- a CDS encoding NAD(P)/FAD-dependent oxidoreductase; protein product: MTVPSRNPHFGEPFDDDAATLARHLEDASVPTLLCSLVHMTGDPSWIRGRKRAAPSAPTNAASLTGGDDVLELPPDAVEVITAYQRGGCEPKAVSDEVLAEMMSFLARRPLSDRMTDMFFFDMQFDGKDPAAITWREEIDESVRDASPVVVIGAGMAGIQMGIRLAQAGLPFTIVEKNAGAGGTWYENHYPGARVDVPSHQYCYAFEPGHHWSEYYCQHPELRAYFTHILDKYDLRSHTRFETEVTGAEWEEDAGRWRVGLRGADGSTEVLDARFVISCCGSLNIPNLPDIEGLASFEGPAFHSARWPEDFDHRGLRFALLGAGASGFQIAPAIAGEVQSLSIFQRTAQWVMQNPLYQFPVPSGEAWCMKHLPFYARWLRFTKTYPGIGNGVEPFRVDPDYEDPANRSVNPVNAMGRDFMLQWMHRELEGCDDLIEKVTPDYPAMGKRLLQDDGSWFKALRRDDVELIRTSVERIEPGGIRTTDGRLHEVDAICFATGFKHNDFTAFDMKGRNGASLHAQWGDEPSAYLGISVPNFPNFFICYGPGTNLAHSAGLFFHAEYQTMHAMQAIHRVLSGDAKAIEVRQDVHDRYLEELVERISSLVWAHPTIQHSHYKNPEGRVYTLSPWSIDEYWDMCRDLDPEAYTID
- a CDS encoding amidohydrolase — encoded protein: MSDRHFDKYKVIDVDTHITEPAGVWTDRVASKWGNKIPHIRQIEGRDVWFIGDEPAGGPGFYTFAGHDDTYPNAPLGYDSIPAASYDADARLKLMDEEQIHAMVLYPNLGGFGSGGFLRLGEPELMLECVQAYNDFLVDWSSADLNRLLPVMALPFWDVDLCVKEIERSASKGHRAVLFGSRPETFGMPPLAHKHWDPVWAATRDAGLPISFHIGSGDISDIAQDKSEMGVKANFSRGGALALLDNQSCLAALLFGGVCARFPDLDFVSVESGVGWLKCVLEMFDWQFVNGQVRKEHPEYDLLPSEYFKRQVYGSFWFERNGIGEAISEFPDNLMWETDYPHPTSQYPSPNSTAVHPRDYVEDVFDGVAEDVVRKVLQDTPARLYNVEI
- a CDS encoding TetR/AcrR family transcriptional regulator translates to MPASHDRAPSRGEVTRQKIVDAAVGVFGDKGFDAASTREIAREAGLEQGLLTYHFKNKDALWRAAAETVFGNLTREIGQQLADRSGSADDEIARTALRSYVRTMAAHPEFFRFIVDQGHRFDARTRWLVDTLVEPRFEMIRRAGIFEHAGFREEDLPHALFALIGAATLIFAVPANCKRLTGTDPRKAATIDAHADFVADLFLRYR
- a CDS encoding MFS transporter, giving the protein MPDALIYTPIDRKLRPATRFFFGMGQVAEGLKNFSFSFFVLFYYNNVLGLSGSLTGLALGIALIVDAITDPLMGSISDNFRSRWGRRHPFMVGAAVPLALSFFALFAPPTDLSTTGHFLWLTTFTILTRLMMTIYHVPHISLGAELTANYEERTHLVAVRQIWGYLGIFAIAGIGLGYFFADERGGRMNGEAYGSFAVVMSVVMVATILLSAWFTRDQIPLLPTHRENGSLRATHPLRRMTREAAAAFANASFRPLFTGVLLIYVLVGTEAALSLYVYEFFWELDGSDMMVLLVCYPVGLVGGALLTTRFHRMWDKGPTLVFGTAGWSFFQLLPIILRLLDLFPENGTTDLITSLAALRLLQGLVVQQALASFSSMIGDITDEHELETGRRQEGIFFGVVAFSGKAASGAGNLIAGIALDVIAWPAGLAAQGAAASIPAETIRNLGIVYGPLVAVFAILAPLAYRGYRLDRVRHHEILMALAARTERVDG
- a CDS encoding GIY-YIG nuclease family protein produces the protein MGLKRFDRKFGRDFLSESTTGPAVYLFRDGAGEVLYVGKAKNARRRLAQYRNATRRKAHRKMRSIVREAESLEVRGQASEAEALLLENELIRTLRPPFNVEGAFDFLYPAIGVGRDAGRLVLCFTSDPDAFEALDLSWHGTFRPRWRARQAFDGLCLLFGHLGHAEPRSRLPALPDRRGARVFAARRVPQDFVEGIRLFLDGEGDALLGELATALLEERGARLEAGSVEGELRFLADFFRLDAARLRDARRAVDRDDRFVRGHERDALFIRSRHALDEPTAWSTRPERPTQSSRD